A stretch of DNA from Triticum dicoccoides isolate Atlit2015 ecotype Zavitan chromosome 2A, WEW_v2.0, whole genome shotgun sequence:
ttacatgtggagtcctattaggattaggactagtctatctctaatacaaaccggatacgagtcctggtcttaactccttgtaaggtaaatattccttatgcctttcctcttaaaccggcccaccatagtatgaaccggccttcatgaaccgcccgttgggccacagggtcttgtcgctcctctaacccgcctgccggattaccaatgaatcataaaccgccaggtccaaacgggtcaccagtgaatcgtcaagtttcagccgggtctcaagtaaaccgccaagtccggccgggttaaagttccggccggtttacgccatggggtatatccccgacaacgaccctcgttcccgataaaaaaaagaggaagaagaagaaaaaaagaggagaagaaagaatagaggagttcttactcctctattctttcttctcctctttttttttcttcttcctcttctttttttatccttgaagcattgtcgaggccaccccaaaccctagagaagtagcgtcgaggccaccccaaaccctagagaagcagcgtcgaggccactaattaatattagttctacatttttgccactaatatatccatctgtcatgtttgaataataattgccatgttgtcaatatttgtagaaactatggacaccgcccgagacgaagtacaagaagagttgttgggggacataattgcatgaggaagtgatgccatctgctcgttgtttctcaacgagaccgatggtctggaagcaactgattatgatggctctggtgacctaatgccagtgcaagaaggagactgcgaggacggctccggtgacccaatgccggtgcaagaaggagaccgtgatgatgtctccggtgaccgaaccgagtccggccaggtatatatattagttaagcttctgctgactagctaattgatgcattcattgttttggtatgtacacatattaattaagtctttgttcttttttctagccctccggatcgagcacaacttcggtaaagagacgaggcccgaagaaaaagttgagctcggatgaaaagtttgagatcaaagcaatcgcgcccgacggccaaccgattgaaccccttcggacaaagagcgcatttgttgctcagtgcggggttttggttagggacaagatcccgatcagcatccagcaatggtttaagccggctacagaagaccctgaggtgtcttatgtcaatgatatgcagaaaaatgatctttggactgagctgaagtcaaatttcaccctaccgccagaggataatccagagaagccagttaaagagtaattaatcaagtcttttgctcttaagaggatgacagaactattcaggaggtggaagaaagagctgaataagtttgtcgaaaataatgagacaccagaattcaagggcagatatgagaagatcagagatcactggcccgcatttgtggcccacaagacatcggaaaagagtaagaagatgtcggcgacaaagaagcaaaatgctgcgaagaagaagcatcaccatcgcacggggtcaggtggctacctcgtagcccggcctaagtgggccaagactgagaatgatctggttgataaagggatcgaaccagagacaattaactggccagaccgttgccggacttggttcttcggggctggcggaaccttggatctttaacagggaagtgcatttggacgaatgatcaaatggacataccagtcaggaagcttcagcactatatcgaagcagcgcagcaagggacgttctttccagacagagagaacgacgagctcacaatggccttcgggaatcctgagcaccctggacggacacgaggcacgctaggctccattccatggaaggttgggtttccggacgcaggtggttacaaatcccatgagaggaggaaaacagtgcagcagacccaaatgcaggcactgcaagcaagggtacaagcgatagaggaacgagaagcaaatcgcagtaaacgtactgccgaagcttcccccgaagctaccccaccatctcagcggagaagcagcgtggcttccaccgagctgcttcagccggagcatgccttgacggctcctgccagctatcccgtggatgctatcacagagtctcaaaattgccaccttatgacgcaatggatgaatttgaaggtcaaggcggctgttggctctgtttatcctactgaacccgacgcaacttttcactgtcggccgattccagaaggatatactagggtgatggtggatgaaataacggagggattagaGGACCTCCAGCTtacccaccctaccggtgaaggggagactaggctggggtctgctctgaagactccatgcctatggcggaaggagctcatcaaccttccgaactggacgcctccgcctcctcctcctcctcctcctccgacaagtcagggcactccgcctcctccaccacctcttcctccggcgagtcagggcactccgcctcctccaccgcctcctactccggcgagtgacgatcagggcactcgactggctccttctccagcgcatggcggcactccgcctccttctccgcctgcgccgacgcgcccgagcagccagcctcctccttctccgcctcgtcagcaagggcggaagagacttgccgccgctccggctgctccggcgcgtcgtagtccttctcctccgcctcgtaagcaagtaaagaagacaaccgctccgtctgctcggccggcatctagcagtatagccagaggcgggaggacatacagattcggtccttctctgaagactctagaaaagttaccatacgagaggaccccggaggagaacgccgagatcgcacgaagcgaagtggatgactggtttcaagggttgaaagcaaagggaCATCCACTtctggaggagaaggtagacccggtgaaagcgaagcgcactctggctgccctgacaaaaccacccaagtctccgccgaaaggaaactatgagcgcattattggaaaggaatttgccgaagcggagcggtcgggaaatactgtcagtgatcaaaggctgaaagaacgacgagctgggaaacaaattgcccagctcggcgaacaagcgaagcaatcgtgcccccgctcaaggtgcctagccacaacgtcgctaatgatccgaggatggtgcccggttatagcaatcttgcagattacctgcccgacgatgtacattatgaacccatggaggtgcagatacaaagatacgagtacgggaagtctctcatcaaagatgaaagatctctatcaacgatgatgcgaagattgcatgattggtacttgaaaatctgcagagactctggggggaggagtactttgtatgtgaaagttaaaaaggagcatgacctcgttggaattgaactgttgcctattccatttgaggagttctatcagtttttcaatcaattggccctcgataaaacaacggtcgcctgctactgtctgtaagtagtactacttctgtcattaagtctctctatatagctcagctctttcattgcatgtatttataatcatcctcactatattatgcagattgaagatcgccgaattgaagaaaagacaagtaggtgatattgggttcattaacacatatctcatagatgcaactcaggttaaatttcatgccgcagctaccgaggccaacttgctacgatcgttggtaataaatgaaaacaaagatataatactctttccttaaaacttcaagtgagtgttactgtcttgtgtgtattcggtttcccttatatattaatcAAGGTTATAGTaacgtaattgatgagttatgcatgcgtgtgcacttttcactatattctcctagagattaagcttgagcagggactagtaaccgtcttagactcaagacgaaaagatccccaggactatgcagacatgactcaaatactcgaaaagtaagttaaatcgatcattatcgaccatatcagcaacttcgttcatttcctgatatatcaagtaattgttttattTGTCTGGcaaggtttggagaaaattcaccagaaaaactccgggactgccgaaggagctgcaatttagacacccgaaagtaagtactatagtagcatgttccgcgcatctactagtcattcaagggctagtttcatcaataccatttgacattcttgcttatcagtttgattgacctctatttcttgtaaagtggttgtggcaggaacaagggaatgatttatgtggatactacgtttgcgagtccatccgccacacgacctgtgagcggggctacactgacgaacaatatgaagtacataaataacaacattcacaattttattttattaccatcatttgtgttgagtttcattcattcatatatatatgtattgacccccttctttaaattagatgtttcggaagcgggatgaactcctagcaccagctcgcatgcgagcaattcaagaggaattggcggcattctttcttgaccacgtgatccctaaagacggagaatactatgtggactctgagtccgtatgattatatttgtaagagataattattgtatatatgtaaccggtagtgtcggatagatatacaagaacttgttgttcgaccaatctctcggagaaggagaggtggtcgatatcatttctctctgtatgcatatatgttcatgacgatcttctgtttccttcgtttgcttactagctagttagcgtgtctagtcctctctatacgtatgtatagtacgtagcgtcgaccaagtacggacataagagaggacacttctctctatcaaTTATAGCTAGATAANNNNNNNNNNNNNNNNNNNNNNNNNNNNNNNNNNNNNNNNNNNNNNNNNNNNNNNNNNNNNNNNNNNNNNNNNNNNNNNNNNNNNNNNNNNNNNNNNNNNNNNNNNNNNNNNNNNNNNNNNNNNNNNNNNNNNNNNNNNNNNNNNNNNNNNNNNNNNNNNNNNNNNNNNNNNNNNNNNNNNNNNNNNNNNNNNNNNNNNNNNNNNNNNNNNNNNNNNNNNNAACCccaaccacagaaatgctgacgcgtggatgcctattggtcccggttggtgccaccaaccgggaccaaagggtctcctgcctgggctccgcgcacgggccacgtggaggcccatctgtcccggttctggattgaatcgggactaaagggacagggtattagtaccgaccctttagtcccggttccagaaccgagacaacaggccctttttctaccagtgaggaACTTCTCATTACAAACCTTGTAAAAAAACTGAACCATCACACGTACATTTGCCTTACACACATACTTATCCCTCACAACTGTTATTCTGAATGATACGTAGAAGATAAAGCTAACCCGTGCCATAAATAGAACCGTCGCTCACTCACTAACAGCAACAAGCCATGGCTAAGATACAGAGGAAGTTTACCAATTTCATCGCTTGGCGGGAGGGTGGTAGACCGGACTCAGTGGTGTCCGTGgtatccaccgccaccaccgccgccgtagGTGGGCGTGGGAGGGACGGAGTGGTAGTCCGGGTGGGGCTGCGGCTTCGGCTCGGGCTTGGGCACGGGCCCGTAGTCCGGGTGGGGCTGGGGCTTGGGCTCCGGCTTCGGTGGCACGGGCTTCTTGTGGTGGAAGTGCTCGATGATGTGCTTCTTGATTGGCCCGCACAGGGTCGCCGACGCGCACTCTGGCGATGCCAGCGCGTTCGTCTTGGCGCCGGCAACGACCCCGAAGGTGGTGCCCTCAGACACCGGCACGATCTTTGATGGCTCCTGGCCGGAGCACGGTGCGTTGGAGGCGGCGCTGTGGAGCTGTGCGACGCAGTCGGCGCTGTGGAGGTCGGCGGCCACGGGCACGCTGAAAGCGCCGGTGCCGTCAAGGGCACCCACCGCCTTGCTCTCGTACTCGCCGTTGACGTTCTTGCACTTGATCGCCACCTGAAGACCTGAGGTACGTTCATGGCAGAACAACAGTGAGCAGAGCAACATCATGTATTTACAAAGTGGAGTATTCTATATAATCTAGCTAGCTAGCGCTTACCCTTGAAGGCTTCcttggccttgatgttcttcctggTGCAGTCGGTGAACTTGGCCAGGCCGACGACGACCGACGCCGCCTCAGCATTGGCAACGGCGATCGCCAGCAGGAGGGCGAGGACGAGTGATGCTCTCGGAGCTGCCATGCCTGAACCTCTGAGTCGCACTACCACTTGCTTGGCTGTGTGAAGTGGCTGATGGATGAATGGATGGAACAGGCGACGCATGGCTTATATAGGCCTCGGCATTGATCGGCACAGCTCGATGGATGATCTGGCTGCATGCTCCAAGGGTGGTGTCCGGCGAAGTGATGCGCGACAACGAGAGGCCGGCTAACTCACCGAAATTTTAGATGGTGGGTTAAATGCGGCGCCCGCTGCATGATCGGATCGGCCGGTGCGAGTGCCTCCACGTCGCTGTTGGTGATGGACTTGGTTTGGTGGCGGAGTACGTAAGTAGGCACCGGCGgccgcagccgcggccgcgtctcTCGATCGGCATGCACATGCATTTGCgtgtagtagtagcagcagcagcagtacccTGTTTGCTGGTGGTAATCTGGTGTTGGTTCGCCATCAGAATTGCTGTAAAGGGCCACGTCCATTTTGGGGAGTAGTGAGCTTGTGGTACAGTACCAGTGGGAAAAGCAGTGCTTTGTTTTTCACAAATAGAATGTTGTGAAAATATGAGCTGTTTCCAATTATGTTTAATCCAAGAAAAAACAGCTAGAAGATGATCAACATAGTGGACATGATATTCGAACAAGAGGAGTTTAAAAAAACAAGAGAAGTTGGTAAGCAGAACAGATATTCTATTCGACGGGTATGGTGAACATGGCATGTCCAGATCTAAACTAGTAGTAAGGAACCAGAAGCAATCCTTAACCCAAGGGGAAAACAACGTATGATgtggcggatgaagaagtgttcgcaGTCGCCCCACCGTGGGCGGTTGACATGGCGTGGAGGGAGGGGGGGGGTCATTGTTGAGGAAGTCTGTGTATGCCGCCATGTCGGAGGGGATGCTAGCAGTCGTGGGAGAGCTCTCCCCAAAAATCCAAATGTCCTCTCTCTCATAATGATCACAATTGACGGGGTTTTGGAGGTCTGATATCCCACATCGCGGTGCATGATGGAAAGTGGATTGAGAAAGATGTAGGTGGCTCAAAGCACTGGAACTGAAGGATGGTCTCATGTACATCTCTCCACGGCCCCATCTATGGAGCAACCTCTAATAGACTCCGGCAACCGAAACCGGTCCACTATGGAGGAGTCGAAGAGGAAGGGTCTACAAATGTTCCTTTTCAATTATGAGTTGGTTGCAATTATGTTTAATCCAGGAAAAAACAGCTAGAAGATGATCAACATAGTGGACATGATATTCGAACAAGAGAAGTTGGTAAGCAGAACAGACATAGTATTCGACGGGTATGGTGAACACAACATGTCCGGATCGAAGCTAGTAGTAACGAACCAGAAGTGATCCTTAACGCAAGGGGAAAATAACGTATGATgtggcggatgaagaagtgttcacggTCGCCACACCGTCGGCGGTTGACATGGCATGGAAGGAGGGGGAGTCGTCATCGGGGTAGTCATCGTTGAGGAAGTCTGTGTATGCCGCCATGTCGGAGGAGATGCTAGCAGTCGTGGGAGAGCTCTCTCCAAAAATCTCACTGTCCTCTCTCATAATGATCACAATAgacggggtttcggaggcctgatGTCCCACGTCCCGGTGTATGATGGAAAGTGGATTGGGAAAGATGTAAGCGGCGCAAAGCACTGAAACTGAAGGATGGTCTCATGTACATCTGTCCATGGCCCCATCTATGAACAGGGGAGCAACCTCTAATAGACTTAGGCAACCAAAACCGGTCCACTATAGAGGAGTCAAAGAGGAAGAGCCTACAAATGTTCGATTTCATCTTCTGCTAATGGAAAaaaaaggttttgactcctgtcaTGCACGAAAAAAAAGAGTGCCACAGACATGACAGAGGTCATAGTCCAGCTCGTTCACGTAACACGTGTCATGCCAGGTGATGTTATGCAAGTGCATAGAGTTTAGATGTGCCTGTTTTTGAAGTAGAGTATCGATCCCACGAAAGCTGGAGAAATGTTTTTTTCCGTCATAGAGGTTTATCGTAATGTGCTTGCATGTTATTTTAGGCCCCAAGAAAAAGCGGTGAGAAGGGTGAAATATTGCAAGTGTGTGAAAACAAATATTAAAGTCCGTAGGAATAATGACTAAGAGTCAGAGACAAATGAAAATGATGGAAACTGCAACAGATCTTCATGGAGTCTGGATTCATCACTAGTATTTATTATACTTAATTGTTTAGAAAcacaacctttggttcaaatgtgaTCTCTGTTATATATGTATTGTACACGAAATGACAATAAACAGATATGTGCATACTGCCACAGTTATGTATCACGCACGCCACCAACGTCCCTCCAATACTAGAATTCCCCCATATCTGCAATAACTCAATAACTAGTGAATTACTCACACATATAGGCACAAGACATCACCAAGGTGGTCATGGCAATGAAAGATGAATTATTAGTTTAACACCGTATAACACTAGGATTTGGTATTACAATGAGCTGAATGATGGATTCAATGTCAAGTATGTGGATGATGTTGCTGCGGATGATGAATGATGCCGTGGCCTCGGTGGTCGAAGCTTCCGCGAGGTGGTACCCTTGTGTTGATTCCCACTTCACATCCCTTCCGGAGACGAGGTTTCCTGCTTCCGTCTCGTGGTCTATGGTCTCTCCGTTGGTCACATCTGTTATCTAGTTGCACGGGGTGGAAGTTGTCCATCAAGTAGACATGGTAAATTGTAGAAATTTTTGTGATTATAATGAAAAAATAAGCAAAATGCGACATAAAATTCActcatcaacatccccaagcttagaccttctcTCATCCCTGAGCAAAACTGCGGCTCGGAGAATAGGATCATCACACTCATGAAGCCCGAGTTGTCACAATCAAATGAGGGCATTGCTGTGAAGCGTTACTCATAAAAGATATAGAACCATCATGAGTATTAGCATACTTATAATGAAAAAATGGCTAGAGAGGCTCCCATGCCTTTACCGATTGAGTGCTTAGCGAAAGAAAAACAATCTAATAGACTAAGATATTCAAGCTTGATCGAACGGGAGATGAGGGGCTCTCAAATTTTTTAGAACCCCGCATAGCCTTTTAGAATTTAATATGTAAACAAATCTCTTTCATTTTCTCGTGTAATATTAAGCAAGCTTATTTTCCCATGAAATTATCTCATATTTTTATGAGTATCGCGTCATCAAAGCTAAGCATGCTCAAGGTTTACGAGAGAAAATGAAAGCGGTCTACCCAAGTGCTAATTTCAAAACGGAGTATGAAACCATCCATGTTTCATGGTTTGAGAGTACCACCTCTACTTTTTACTCATTATATGCTAAAACAATTTGGCAAAAATAATAATTTTCAtccttttatttatctttttgAAAAGCTAGTGAAACAAAAAATACTCTAACATAACAACCTACACTTAACAATCAAAATAGTGGTGCGGATGACCCTATAGTCATTCAAAAGTAAGAAGTACACTAGAACTCAACCTAACTCATATCTCTAATAAACATACTGAATGTTGTAATATCACCATTCATCATTAAGACACGCTG
This window harbors:
- the LOC119352983 gene encoding proline-rich protein 4-like, which codes for MAAPRASLVLALLLAIAVANAEAASVVVGLAKFTDCTRKNIKAKEAFKGLQVAIKCKNVNGEYESKAVGALDGTGAFSVPVAADLHSADCVAQLHSAASNAPCSGQEPSKIVPVSEGTTFGVVAGAKTNALASPECASATLCGPIKKHIIEHFHHKKPVPPKPEPKPQPHPDYGPVPKPEPKPQPHPDYHSVPPTPTYGGGGGGGYHGHH